A region from the Thermodesulforhabdaceae bacterium genome encodes:
- a CDS encoding 3-hydroxybutyryl-CoA dehydrogenase, whose amino-acid sequence MEITKVCVLGAGIMGSGIAQVIAEAGCQVTIRDIETSFVEKGIATIKANLDRAVSKGKKDASEAEAVMKRIKGTTDLKEAAQDCQLVIEAVVEIMDVKKQVFKELDSICPESTIFASNTSGLSITEMASVTKRPDKFIGMHFFNPVPVMKLVELIRGFATSDETYATAKTFVEKIGKTPVEVKEAPGFVVNRILCPMINEAIFVYSEGLASAEDIDKAMMLGANHPIGPLALADMVGLDTLLHVLEGLHKELGEDKYRPAPLLRKMVRAGYLGRKTGKGFYNYSSK is encoded by the coding sequence ATGGAGATCACCAAAGTTTGCGTGCTTGGAGCCGGTATCATGGGATCCGGCATAGCCCAAGTGATTGCCGAAGCAGGCTGTCAGGTAACCATTCGAGACATTGAAACTAGCTTCGTCGAAAAAGGTATAGCAACCATCAAAGCCAATCTGGATCGAGCTGTCTCTAAAGGCAAAAAGGATGCATCCGAAGCCGAAGCAGTTATGAAGCGCATCAAAGGCACTACCGATCTTAAAGAAGCTGCCCAGGACTGCCAGCTCGTTATCGAAGCCGTTGTCGAAATTATGGATGTAAAAAAGCAAGTTTTCAAAGAACTTGATTCTATCTGCCCCGAATCGACCATTTTCGCATCCAACACTTCCGGTCTGTCCATCACAGAAATGGCATCGGTAACGAAGCGACCCGACAAATTCATAGGAATGCACTTCTTCAATCCGGTTCCTGTAATGAAACTTGTGGAACTCATCAGAGGTTTTGCTACCTCTGATGAAACTTATGCAACCGCTAAAACTTTTGTAGAAAAAATCGGTAAAACCCCTGTCGAAGTCAAGGAAGCTCCCGGCTTTGTGGTAAACCGTATCCTTTGCCCCATGATAAACGAAGCAATCTTTGTATATTCTGAAGGACTCGCATCAGCCGAAGACATCGATAAAGCCATGATGCTCGGTGCCAACCACCCGATCGGGCCACTTGCTCTTGCCGATATGGTGGGTCTTGACACTCTCCTCCACGTTCTTGAAGGACTCCATAAAGAACTGGGCGAAGATAAGTATCGCCCTGCACCGCTTCTTAGAAAAATGGTCCGAGCTGGTTATTTGGGGCGAAAAACAGGAAAAGGATTTTACAACTATTCTTCCAAGTAA
- a CDS encoding acyl-CoA dehydrogenase family protein, with protein sequence MSHHLYELTEEHKMLRDMVRRLAKEQVAPGAAKRDETGEFDWDMVNLLRENGLYGIDFPVEYGGSGAGVLAMAIAVEELSKVDAACGLLIADHELGSLPILLAANEEQRKKYLPKLSTGEWLAAFALTEPGGGSDVASLRCRAVKDGDYYVLNGTKTFITNGSVADVVTVYAITDPQKPSHKNAGVFIVEKGTPGFSVGKKEDKMGIRWSDTVELIFEDCRVPAENLLGNGEDGFHIMMKTLDFSRLGVAAQALGIAAGAFEYATAYAKERIAFGKPIIQHEGIGFKLADMAMKVEAARQLLYKTCAMYDHLPKDMSRLSPELIKMSAMAKCLCGDVAMWVTTEAVQVLGGYGYIKEYPVERMMRDAKITQIYEGTNEILRLVISRCL encoded by the coding sequence ATGTCACATCATCTTTACGAACTGACCGAAGAACATAAGATGTTAAGAGACATGGTAAGAAGGCTTGCGAAGGAGCAAGTTGCTCCTGGAGCAGCTAAAAGGGATGAAACAGGCGAATTCGATTGGGACATGGTTAATCTCCTTCGAGAGAATGGCCTTTACGGTATTGATTTTCCCGTAGAATACGGCGGATCTGGTGCAGGCGTTCTCGCTATGGCGATCGCCGTTGAAGAGCTTTCCAAGGTTGATGCAGCCTGCGGACTTCTTATCGCCGATCATGAACTTGGATCTCTTCCCATTTTGCTTGCGGCAAATGAAGAACAAAGGAAAAAATATCTCCCCAAACTTTCAACCGGCGAATGGCTCGCCGCCTTTGCTCTGACCGAACCGGGAGGAGGATCGGACGTTGCATCCCTTAGATGTCGCGCCGTAAAAGACGGTGACTATTACGTTCTCAACGGCACAAAGACCTTCATCACCAACGGCAGTGTAGCCGATGTGGTAACGGTTTATGCCATCACCGATCCCCAGAAGCCGTCCCATAAAAACGCTGGCGTTTTCATCGTGGAAAAGGGAACCCCAGGATTTTCTGTGGGCAAAAAGGAAGACAAGATGGGCATTAGATGGTCTGACACAGTAGAACTCATCTTCGAAGACTGCCGTGTCCCTGCCGAAAATCTCCTTGGAAACGGCGAAGATGGGTTCCACATCATGATGAAAACTCTCGACTTCTCAAGACTTGGCGTTGCGGCTCAGGCTCTCGGAATAGCCGCAGGAGCCTTTGAATACGCAACAGCCTATGCAAAGGAACGAATCGCCTTTGGAAAACCCATAATCCAGCACGAGGGAATTGGATTTAAACTCGCTGACATGGCAATGAAAGTTGAAGCGGCTCGCCAGCTTCTTTACAAAACCTGCGCCATGTATGACCATCTGCCCAAGGATATGAGCCGGCTCAGCCCTGAACTCATCAAAATGAGCGCTATGGCAAAGTGCTTATGCGGTGACGTAGCCATGTGGGTAACCACGGAAGCAGTGCAGGTGCTGGGAGGCTACGGCTACATCAAAGAATACCCTGTAGAACGCATGATGCGCGACGCCAAGATTACTCAAATTTACGAAGGCACCAACGAAATTCTGCGACTTGTAATATCAAGATGCCTGTAA
- a CDS encoding thiolase family protein, whose protein sequence is MNKDQDVVIVGGVRTAIGKFGGALKDLRASQLAAHVMKAVVERTGIDPAILDDIIAGDCIQCADEANTARTAALMAGFPIHVSAYTIQRQCSSSMQALASAAQVIRAGDAEVIMVVGVESMSSAPYYIAKARWGLRLMHQEITDSLWEALHSGSRLLGKPMIMGETAENLAEKYNISREEQDQVALESHHKAEAAIKAGKFKDEIVPIEVPGSKKGEKIIFSQDEHPRFGLTMDDLVKLPPVFKKNGTVTAGNSSGLNDGAAAALVMTRKKARELGLEPMGRIVTTAVAGVEPHLMGYGPVPATEKALKKAGMTLKDIQLVELNEAFAAQYIACERGLGLDRSITNVNGSGISLGHPVGCTGLRIVVSLLHEMRRRNLEVGLATLCVGGGMGMTTIIARD, encoded by the coding sequence ATGAACAAGGATCAAGACGTAGTAATCGTAGGGGGAGTTAGAACGGCGATAGGAAAATTCGGTGGAGCTCTGAAAGATTTGCGAGCATCTCAACTGGCGGCTCACGTTATGAAGGCCGTGGTTGAGCGCACAGGGATAGATCCCGCCATTCTCGATGACATAATAGCCGGCGATTGTATCCAGTGCGCCGACGAAGCCAATACTGCCAGAACGGCAGCTCTCATGGCAGGATTCCCCATCCATGTTTCTGCTTATACCATCCAGCGTCAGTGTTCGTCATCCATGCAGGCTCTTGCTTCGGCAGCTCAGGTTATCCGAGCGGGAGACGCTGAAGTCATCATGGTTGTTGGTGTCGAATCCATGAGTTCGGCTCCCTATTACATAGCCAAAGCCAGATGGGGACTTCGATTGATGCATCAGGAAATCACTGACTCTCTGTGGGAAGCTCTCCACTCCGGAAGCCGCCTTCTCGGAAAACCAATGATCATGGGAGAGACGGCGGAAAATCTTGCAGAAAAATATAACATCTCCCGTGAAGAACAGGATCAGGTAGCTCTTGAAAGCCACCATAAAGCCGAAGCAGCTATAAAAGCAGGCAAGTTCAAAGACGAAATTGTTCCCATTGAAGTGCCGGGTTCTAAAAAGGGTGAAAAGATTATCTTCTCTCAGGACGAACATCCACGGTTTGGGCTTACTATGGATGATCTGGTAAAGCTTCCCCCAGTTTTCAAGAAAAACGGCACTGTAACAGCGGGAAATTCCTCAGGATTAAACGACGGAGCCGCAGCAGCACTCGTCATGACCCGCAAAAAAGCAAGGGAACTGGGGCTTGAACCCATGGGACGGATAGTTACAACGGCTGTGGCTGGTGTTGAACCACATCTTATGGGCTATGGTCCCGTGCCAGCTACAGAAAAAGCTCTTAAAAAGGCGGGCATGACCTTAAAGGACATTCAGCTTGTAGAACTCAATGAAGCCTTTGCCGCTCAGTATATTGCCTGCGAACGTGGTCTTGGGCTTGATCGATCCATAACGAACGTAAACGGTAGCGGTATAAGCCTCGGGCATCCAGTAGGATGCACCGGTCTTAGAATCGTCGTATCTCTTCTTCACGAAATGCGCCGCCGCAATCTGGAAGTTGGGCTTGCAACTCTCTGTGTAGGAGGCGGCATGGGGATGACAACCATAATTGCAAGAGATTAG